cacttggaaacaTGTCCAGAAAGATTACAGACGCAAAATGGGTTATGAGCATCATAATTTTAGTGGATATTTTTGGCCAATAATGTTACTTCCTTTACACTTCTTCACACTGTGTCTCTGTAACACAGTGTCTTTTCTCTATTATTTGTCATTTACCTTTATTTTGAAGAGTTTCGATGTTCTGATGGTTGTATTTTCTTCTTTAATGGCCTTTGTCTCAAAGTCTGTGTTTGTGCGTTCGAGTGTGTGGGTGTTTGTGCTCAGCTGGCTAGTGCATTCACTTCTTTTACTTCCCTAACAGTGTGCGTGTCCGAGCGGTGGTGATGACACGTGACGATTCTAGTGGTGGCTGGGTGCCCCTTGGAGGTGGCGGCCTCAGTCACGTGATCATTTGTAAGGGGCGGAGCTCCGAAGGTCGTGGGCGGAGAGAGTACGTCATACGCGGAGAACGGCTACGCGATCGAGCagtgagtgtgtgcgtgtgtgttcaTGCCTGTCTTTGAGTGCACTGATGTTCCCTCAGCCTGACAGTCCCGGTAGTTGTGGTAATTTAGTAGTAACTGCCACGAGTGGCCCGCAAGTGACCCGCCTCTCTTTCTTCATGTAGCCTGTGCTGGAATGCGCCATTCAAAAGGGTCTGGTCTACAACAAGGTGAACCCCATCTTCCATCACTGGCGTGTGGAGGAGAGGAAGTTTGGTCTGACCTTCCAGAGTCCAGCTGACGCCATCTCCTTCGAGAGGGGGCTTCAAAGTGTCCTTGATAAGCTGGACAGAGGTACAGAGCAGCAAAAGATAGTGAACAGGAAGCTGGAGCGAAAGAAATGAATGTAGTTTATATTGAGTATGTGTCAGTCAGTTTTAATGCCTAATAACCCTGTTGTTATGGCCACTAAACGTACCAGTACAGAGAAGACGACAATGCCATGAAAGGGTATTGTTAATGTCTAATGTGAGCTAGATGatctcattttctttcttgaAATGTATTCATGATCATTTTTCTtctcatttttaacatttttctgcAGGATCTGACTCGCCATCCTCCTCGACTCCTGAAGAGGGCGACACTGAGGATGATGGTCAAGCAGTGAGTGTTTTTATCACATCAAAAGGCTTCAGAGTATCTGGTTCATCTTTGCGTCTATGTGAGATTTACTTTGTGCCTAGATCCCTGTAAAATCATCATAGGCACTGAATTCagtgaaatcaaaactgacccTATTTATTTTCTCAATATATGTTCCTGGCCTTATTATGCATGATTTATCATCAGTGCATGTTATAACAAAGAAAACTGTCTttgtaatcatcaaaatgtaataaattgcTGTACCTAAAATCTTGCCAATAATCTCTTTTTGCTCCGCCCAGTTTTACATAAAGTCAAAgcagaatgattcattcataaaaaagaCAATCCAAACTCCACCAGTCATCTCTACACCTCTACACCATATTCCTCCATCTTGTGTACATCCTTTTGGCTTTAGCATTTGATGGTTCTGCATGTTTGATGACTTGCAGTCTGTCTCAGTCTCATACAGGGAGTGAGTCGTCGTCCAACAGCAGAAAAGAGATGCTGCCCAAACCCATTACCATTGTGACCAGTGAGTCCTCCTCCACCTGTTTTGTGCGCTCCACAGAGGAGTTTGCGTATGGGACAGGTCACGCTGTCACGACACAGACCCCGGCCCAGGTAAAGGATTCATAACTTGATTACAGTTGATTCCagatcttttcatgtgacaacactgaagaaatgacactttgctacaatgtaaagtagtgagtgtacagcttgtacaACAGTgcaaatttgctgtcccctcaaaataactcaacacacagccattaatgtctaaaccgctggccacaaaagtgagtacacccctaagtaaAAATGTCCAATTTGGGGctaaagtgtcaatattttgtgtggcaaCCATTATTTTCCAccactgccttaaccctcttgggcatggagttcaccagagcttgaCAGGTTgtcactggagtcctcttccactcctccatgacgacatcacagagctggtggatgttagagaccttgcgctcctccatcttccgtttgaggatgccccacagatgatcaatagggtttaggtctggagacatgcttgaccagtccatcacctttaccctcagcttctttagcaaggcatcagtcatcttggaggtgtgtttggggtcattatcatgttggaatactgccctgcggcccagtctctgaagggaggggatcatgctctgctcattcatggttcTCTCAATGAACTGTGAGTGCCGGCAACACtaatgcagccccagaccatgacactcccaccaccatgcttgaccataggcaagacacacttgtctttgtactcctcacctggttgccgccacacacgcttgacaccatctgaaccagaTAAGTTTATCttagtctcatcagaccacaggacatggttccagtaatccatgtccttagtctgcttgtcttcagcaaactgtttgcgggctttcttgtgcatcatctttagaagaggcttcttTCTGGGATGACAGCCATACAGACCAACTCGATGCAGTGTGCGGcatctgagcactgacaggctgaccccccccaccccttcaacctctgcagcaatgctgacAGCACTCATACGTcaatttcccaaacacaacctctggatatgacgctAAGCATGTGTACTtaacttctttggtcgaccatggtGAGgtctgttctgagtggaacctgtcctgttaaaccgctgtatggtcttggccaccgtgctgcagctcagtttcaggttCTTGGCAATCCtcttatagcctacgccatctttatgtagagcaaccattctttttttcagaccctcagagagttctttgccatgaggtgccatgttgaacttccagtgaccagtatgagagagtgagagcgataacaccaaatttaacacacctggtccccattcacacctgaggccttgtaacactaacgagTTACATTACACCGGGGAGGGAAAATGGCTAactgggcccaatttggacattttcacttaggggtgtactcacttttgtggccagtggtttagacattaatggctgtgttttgagttattttgaggggacagcaaatttacactgttatacaagctgtacactcactacattgtagcaaagtgtcatttcttcagtgttgtcacatgaaaagatataataaaatatttaccaaAATGTGAGAGGTGTACTCAATTCTGtgagtatattatattattaaacagtggtttaccGAACAAACTGTGTCTATCTGTCTTTAAATTCATTTAGTTATAATTCAaattttcttaaggataaaaaaatctctgctaatgctgtaaactatatacagGAGGAAGCCCTTacttgcacattactataacattaaaggttacaattaacaacagagtccaaactattaaattcagttgctatttatttgtagatataatcaacactcaaataataataaaaaaaatataaaaatgtaaattgtacATAAgacagtttttgcattaacttctatatctaattataaaattacgtttctccaattcgttgttgaaatacaataattttacacagtggctgttataacttgttttcatgacggATTTATTTgaacatatattaaataaaaagacatcactaagtaaaatataattaatatataggctaatacagtgcatatatttaacgaaagagttcatttctcttgtgaactaacaagctgtggacactgaatggcattctgaggtaaatgtattACTACGtaacattgtttacaagcttttattgacatctttccacggttgaaacactgatttagTGATGACACGGGATatagttgtactgtatctttcaacataccttcatatgttcattcatgttaattttttaactAGTAgtgaagaggaagagatgatcgcatTCATTCGCGCTCCACGCTGCCGCTGGAACTGAGGCGTCTGTTATGCCACATCAAAAAGCgtcaaaacagcattttttgtttgaatttcatgataaaatcGACAGAATATGaaagatgacactttgtttctcaTCGAATGTAACAGCACAGagcttattgcgattattggtggTTAATGCTTGTTAGAAGTGGTTAGGCTACAATGCATTACCGCAcatgcccccttctggattggaatGTGAATCACGTGTGACTGACTGAACTGTTTTCGTCGTCTAACTGTATGAACCGAACCGTTACACCCATAGTTTCCACCAAAAATCGAGTGTGTCGATTTGTGTCGATTTCCTGGGTTTAAAAAAACTTATACCATTTTTGAAAAAAGGTGTAGATTTAATGACTCTAGAAATGTCATGGGGTGCAACCgtcaatataaagtaataacattttaatacatGTAAATGCGCTCAtcataataattatttacaaaaatgctttaaaatgttttcatttaaatatatattttatatttttttaagataaaatgtttttttgttttatttttacaaatatcatgaaTTAATAATTCCTAAGTAGTATGTTTGTAGGAAGTCACTCCacatgaaatattacaatttgttctacttttcaaaacagttttacttttcttttttttcttttttttgtatgttggTTGCACCACATTATATTTTGGTCACACCACATTACTTTGTTTGTATGACAAAATCAGGGAGGCATAAATAAGAtaccaggggtgcgtttcccaaagcgaactatggtcgtaagttctgtcgttaccaatagagttcaatgggacttacgaccaaagttcaccaacgatgctttcgggaaacgcaccccaggacAGTTGTATCACCACTACATTTTTTGACTATAATATCAAACTTTAATTCAGAAATGAAAAACTTGTTCATCAGCGAATTGGTGTATTTGAGTCACTGTATGAATGAACAgcatttttattctatttttgaataaattaatagatccatacaaaaaaaagtcacttCCTCTGCAACGTAACATTCAGTCCTCACTCTTCTCTCACCGCAGATCCACACCCGACCTGCCCAGCACCAGCTCACCCAAGTTACAGCCGTGTTGAACCCTCCGGCACCCCCTCCGCCACCTCCGGCTCCCCCGACTCCCCCCACAGCGCCCCCTCCCGcctctcccctctctccactCTCGCCCACCATCTCCCTGCTGGAGGAAGGGGACCTCCGCAGCCTGGACCCCTGCAAGGACCTGTGGGGTACGCGCGGCTATGAGGACTACCGGCGCGCCGGTGCTACACGGACCAAGGTGGGCGGGCTGACGGGGGGCGTGGTGGTGAGCGGCGCCCAGGACAAGTCAGAGCTTTGCGTGGTGCGCTTCGAGAAAGAACTGGCCGGCGTGGGCACCACAGGCTGTGAGGTCACCGTCATGCTGGACACCAAAGGCTCTCAGTGCAACTCTTCGCCCACCTGCATGCCCAATGCCGTGCCGGGGGTGCCGTCGGCCAGCGGCTCCCCGCAGGAGACGGGCAAAGGCTCGCCCTCTCCCTGCTGCATCCACACCTCGCTCGCCACGCCCCGCTCTCGGACTCGCAAGCGAGGGGGCGGCGGAGGGGAAGCCATCTCCCCCGACGATGACAGCTCCTGCCCACAGGGCTCCTCCTCCTGCTCGTCACGCTGCGTGTACTGCCGCTCCGTCTTCAGCGCCTCCGAGAACGGACGGGGCCGCTGCCGGGACGCTCCGGACCCGGCGCTACACTGCCTGCGCCAGTGGACGTGCGTGTGGTGTGCGGAGAGCCTGCTCTACCACTGCATGTCGGACTCCGAGGGCGAGTTCTGGGAGCCGTGCTCGTGCGAGGACTCGATGGGCGGCCGGCCGCACCCGCTGTGCTGCGCCCGCTGGATGGCGCTGCTGGCGCTGTCTCTTTTCGTGCCCTGCATGTGCTGCTACCTGCCCCTGCACGCATGCCTGCGCTGTGGGGAGAGATGCGGCTGCTGCGGAGGAAAGCACAAGGCCGTGCGATGAGGCCTGACCGGGGGGAGGGCGCGTGGGCGGGGCTTATTGTGACGGGGACGGGAGCACAAAGATGTCGAACGGTCGTAGAGCCAGATCTCCTACATAAACCTTCACGATAATATCCCCTCGCCCCCACCAAGGCCGTCTGCTGCATTCCGCTCTTTCTATTCTCTGCTCGGACCCTTCACGCTCGTACCGGCGGTGGGTGCATGGGTTTGGGGAGATCGCTCTCTGATTTGCTGGTCGTTGGGGTCAGGGGTCGTCTCCGGGAGGTGGGGAGTGAATGGGGATCAGTGACGTGTAAACAATTGTTAGTTTTCTTTTCTCTTGggttctgtttatttatttatttatttattttttaaatttagggAGAAAATATGAGATGAAAAAATGTTTATAGCTAATGTTatcagaccttttttttttgagcatctTATTTTACTTGAACTACTGAAAgatatttttttgcaattgaTTTAACGAATACACTCCCCTTGTACCTCTAAGTTACTGAGTTTTACCTCAATGTCCAGAGGCGAGTAAGGCAGATAGAGAAAGAGACTTATTTTGGGGACTGTGTGCTGTGGTGAGGTTTTGTATATGGTCTTTGCGGTAGGTTTTTCACGCACGTTCGGCCAGAACTTATTTGTGAAGGAGAACATTTTGATGTTGCACCACTTTTAGTTGTTCGAGAACAGGGAAAGTGAACGGTCTGATCGAGGGCAGTTTCACCAAAACCACCACTTTCACCACATAAGGACACATACATGCTCATTCTTCTGTTAAGAGTATAGCTGTGTTTAACTTGCCAACAACTGAGAATGTTGCCTATATTTAAAGGATAGACCAAAAAAAGTGGAGAGATAATCTAGACCTGAATCTGCCGAACATTTGCACAGCAAATGTAAACCGAGGCCTTGAAACGTAGTTGTACATGCCACCAAAAATACAGTGCAAATTAGTTATTAGTCAGAAGGAGAGAATAAAAGAGACTGTTGTGTGTGACACAACACTATAACTTGATCTGCTAGTATGGCAACAAGAGAAGTACTCAATCATTAACTATAATGGGTTATACTGCACCTCACGTGTCCTAACCAGAGCAACAAAGCGACAGGACATTTTGTCTGTGGAGTTGTGCCggttagccccgcccacagtAGAATCCCATTGGTCCAAAAACATCAAATGTGTTCTGATTGGATGTGattgttttacagtgtattttcattttcactgtGGACTTGACACTGAAAATTTGTTGCCTGGTTAAAGCACGTTGTCATAGTGAAAAATATACAGAATTTAGACCAATCAGTTCAAACACTGACTGGCATAACAGTTTGGACCTCAACGTGTTAAGAAACATTGCTTTAAATTATCTCAAAGCTGCTATTTCAACTCCCCTAAACTTGTCTTACCTCGCTGCTAGTCTTGAGGAGTGATTCAGACACAGCCCTGTAGTCAGTTTTGGACGCTCCCTAAATTATAATATCAATGATGGAGAAGAACTAATGTCCAAGTTACGTAGGAATCAGTGTTGTATCAACTGCTCATTAGagtcactttaaaataatttttttttttttttaagcaggaTGAACCATTCGGACTCATTTCATGTCCATTTTCAAAGACGTGAAACATTCTCttgcactcactcacacacactcactcactcactctttaCGGGCAGAATAGTAGAGAAACACAAAAAGACCCAAAAATAGCACTGGAAAAAGAGAACTTTGAGAGATGAGACCACCTTTGAGGGCCCTAGTCATACAtcctattaataaatgtgccttttaatttatttaaccaATAACCTATAATTTCTAAGTAACGATGTACCTAAATACTCATTTTCTTTTTCGGGTTGTTTATTTCTGCCAATGTGCATACTTTAATATGTATGTGTCTATTAGTTTGAAAAGTAATCAATGGAAAATATTAcctgtttatatatttattgagATATTTATTctaattctttatttatttttggagaCGGGTTTTTATTTTCTGTGCTGTCTTACTTCTCTGACTTTGTGCCAATTTGCTGCTTTGAGGTGTTACATATCGTGGGTTTGTATCATTAATTAAACCCTAACtctatattttaatgaaaaatttgCACTCTGAATCGTGTTTACATGTGTCTATGTGCATTAGTACACTAATACTGGGATGGCATAATACAGCATTCACTCATAACCACAATATCAGTGTGGTGTATTAGAGCACAGGACAGCAATAGTGCATCGTGCTCCATTCAAATATCCACTTGGAATAGGACGGATTTCATGAGTAACTCTGCATAAAGAAAACTTAGACCATCAATAgaatattttcatgacaattattGTTCCCCCGAAACagtaaattactgtttttaaacagtaaattaaaattagTATATATCATATAATACAGTATATACTACCATGATGtgtgtaattttatattatattgattgtcatgaaaatattgtttaaaaaaattcttGAAATAGGAGAAAATTTCTGACAGTTCTGTCTGATATTAATCCAATAATCACTGTGGCCACTATGTGGAGCCAATTTTCACCACGCATATCCTTGATTGTCCACAAGGGGCCGCACCAGTCAGTGTAATGCAATTCCAAGTACACTCAATTAAAAACAAGTAGAAGAATTACATCAGTAgagttttcacatttatttacaaatgtaATGGAGAGATTATAAAGACAGAGGAGCTGGATGGATAGAGAAGGTCTGAGCATGTGCCCATGTGTGAGCTCAGGACAGGTGCTGGCGCTTGTGTTTTAGGATCTCAGTCGAGGTGAGAGTTAGGTCTTTATTACAGATATCACAGTGATAGAGCCTGGTCAGGgcagatgaagatgatgatgacgcGTTTACACTTTCAAGCTCtgtgaaaacaaagaaaaaacatttacagtgtaGAACTGATTAGTGATAttgcataaaatattaaagttaatGATGAAAATATTATTGCTAAGACatgtagacacacacacacacacacacacacacacacacacacacacagtacagtccaaaagtttggaaccattaagatttttaatgtttttaaaagaagtttcgtctgctcaccaaggctacatttatttaattaaaaatacagtaaaaaacagtaatattgtgaaatattattacaatttaaaataactgtgtactatttaaatatatttgacaaagtaatttattcctgtgatgcaaagctgaattttcagcatcattactccagtctttagtgtcacatgatccttcacaaatcattctaatatgctgatttgctgctcaataaacatttatgattattttcaatgttgaaaacagttgtgtacttttttttacactaccgttcaaaagtttggggtcagtaagaatttttatttttatttttttgaaaagaaattaaagaaatgaatacttttattcagcaaggatgcattaaatcaatcaaaagtgtcagtaaagacatttataatgttacaaaagattagatttcagataaacactgttcttttgaactttctattcatcaaataatcctgaaaaaaaatattgtacacaaatagtttgtacaattgtacacattaaatgtttcttgagcagcagatcagcatattagaatgatttctgaaggatcatgtgacactgaagactggagtaatgatgctgaaaattcagctttgatcacaggaataaattactttgtgaaatatatttaaatagaaaacagttattttaaattgtaataatatttcacaatattactgttttttactgtatttttaattaaataaatgtagccttggtgagcagacgaaacttcttttaaaaacattaaaaatcttagtggttccaaacttttggactgtactgtatatacatacatatatatatttagtatcagtaatattttaataatatataatatttttagtttttattttaaagttttagtaattttgtcatttttgttgttttaaatgtgtcttgtttttattcattttaatttcagttttagttatgtaaataagtttaattattttttacattttattttatttcagataatGTTtagtttatttcaagtaatgaaaatatttcttATGGTTTGTGGTTAACAcaagatattttcacattttattctacataaaatacatcagtaaaacacccttgtgattttttttactgATCTTGAAAAAGGCGGTGGCTAACAAGTGTCTAAACGTCATCAGCCGAACAGGTAAACTCATCTATTCACTAGTCTGCTTTGACAGCCTCATTGTGTTTAAAATCATCTCTTGCAGACTATTCTAACTCCAACTTAgaggaaaaatgtttttttgttttttgtttttttaaataaagacaaaGAGTTTTCAGAAGCTTAATGGTTGTGATGTTGAAGTCATGTGATCATGGTGTAGTTACAGCTTACGTTTAGCTTTTTATTTCTGCCGattgtatttaggcttcaaaattcataaaagctGTTAACttgtgaagattatcatgatgaaCAAAAACGTGTAAGATTCATAAACCTTTGTTtgtcacagagcttattttctggaataatccaaaagccaataGAAGAATCCTATTGCATTTTTGTCGAGGGAACCAGAGTGATGCGAGCATCAGAGTTGGCGTACAAAAATCCGTCATGACTGCAGCACTCTTTAGTAAGACATCTAAGTCTTTACAGTGAAAGAATGAACCACAAAAGCTGGTTTATGAGATGAAATGATTCATAAGCAAGATCCTGCTTCCTGCCGCTCACCTTCCTCAGGCTGCTGCTCCTCTGGTGGCCTGCAGGTGACCTCATGTTGCATGCGCTCCAAGGGCGTCAGAGGCATATAAAGGTCACAGTGAGGGCAGCTCCAAAAAGTGCGCAAACATTCACTGTACAGGTCCTTAGAGTCCTACATGACACATTAAAAAACACAGGAAGTGGCGGCGTTAAAGGGCTGCAAGGAAGAAAAGGCTTTTGAACACATTCTTTCCACACTTTCACGAATGTTtctgccatggaataaaaaaataaaaaaggtaaatgcAACTTCTCACAATTTAAGTTTtcttctcacaattgtgagtatatatctcacaactacaaattaaaaatttgtaattgcaagtttacatatctcaattcttattttttttctcagaattctgagtttttgCATCTtttcttggaattctgagttaacatctcacaattttgacatttctcggaattctgagtttcCGTTTCGCAATTTTGGTATTTCTCGGAATTCTGATTTTccatctcgcaattttgacatttctcggaattctgagtttccatctcacaattttgacatttctcggaattctgagtttccatctcgcaattttgacatttctcggaattctgagtttccatctcgcaattttgacatttctcggaattctgagtttccatctcacaattttgacatttcttggaattctgagtttccatctcgcaattttgacatttctcggaattctgagttaacatctcacaattttgacatttctcggaattctgagtttcCATTTCGCAATTTTGGTATTTCTCGGAATTCTGATTTTCCATCTTGCAAATTTGACatttctcggaattctgagtttccatctcacaattttgacatttctcggaattctgagtttccatctcacaattttgacatttcttggaattctgagtttccatctcgcaattttgacatttctcggaattctgagtttcCATCTCACAATTTGGACATTTCTTGAAATTCTGAGTTaacatctcacaattttgacatttcttggaattctgagtttccatctcgcaattttgacatttctcggaattctgagtttcCATCTaacaattttgacatttctcggaattctgagtttcCATTTCACAATTTTGGTATTTCTCGGAATTCTGATTTTccatctcgcaattttgacatttctcggaattctgagtttcCATCTCACAATTTGGACATTTCTTGAAATTCTGAGTTaacatctcacaattttgacatttctcggaattctgagtttccatctcgcaattttgacatttctcggaattctgagttaacatctcacaattttgacatttctcggaattctgagtttcCATCTaacaattttgacatttctcggaattctgagtttcCATCTaacaattttgacatttctcggaattctgagcTTCCATCTCGCAATTTTGGTatttctcggaattctgagtttcCATTTCGCAATTTTGGTATTTCTCGGAATTCTGATTTTccatctcgcaattttgacatttcttggaattctgagttccatctcacaattttgaattCTGACatttctcggaattctgagtttacatctcacaattttgacatttctcGGAATTCTAAGTTTACATCTCACGATTCggacttttctcagaattctgagtttacatcttttCTCGGAATTCTAAGTTTACAtctcacttttttttgtttctgccatggattaaaaaaataaaaaagataattgcaagttttatagtttatatcttttatattttatctctcacaattctgagtttatttcgTAGTTCTTTATTTCTCAGACTTgcgtgaaaaaagtcagaattgtgagatataaactcacaattcatTTCGAGGAAAGATATCATGAGATAAAGTCAAAACTACCTTTTTTAATAAACTTCCATCGGAAAGAGCACTTACACAGAGACAGTTGTAAGTGAAGTAGCTGCACACACGCAGGCCTCCTTTAATGGGATCTGGCTCCGCCTTCATGCCAGGGAACAGAGAGCTGAGAACTGAAGCGGAAGACAGATCCGGATCCTGCTGGGGTCCGATGTACAGGTTCTGAGACTGCAGCCCTGTCAGACGCCTCAGACTGTAACTAACCTATGAGAGAaattcattatcatgtgactCCATGTGTGTTTGACCCAGATTAATAACACAGATCTAATATTATGTTTGCCTCTTTACCTCAGTATACAGCAGAAACCGCACAAGTCCCTCACAGAGCTTTTCCAGTTCTCTACGGGAAACTTTGGGCCCACTCAGCCCGAGTCCAGCGGAGCTACCCGGGCC
The nucleotide sequence above comes from Chanodichthys erythropterus isolate Z2021 chromosome 7, ASM2448905v1, whole genome shotgun sequence. Encoded proteins:
- the spred3 gene encoding sprouty-related, EVH1 domain-containing protein 3; amino-acid sequence: MMVKHLSQSHTGSESSSNSRKEMLPKPITIVTSESSSTCFVRSTEEFAYGTGHAVTTQTPAQIHTRPAQHQLTQVTAVLNPPAPPPPPPAPPTPPTAPPPASPLSPLSPTISLLEEGDLRSLDPCKDLWGTRGYEDYRRAGATRTKVGGLTGGVVVSGAQDKSELCVVRFEKELAGVGTTGCEVTVMLDTKGSQCNSSPTCMPNAVPGVPSASGSPQETGKGSPSPCCIHTSLATPRSRTRKRGGGGGEAISPDDDSSCPQGSSSCSSRCVYCRSVFSASENGRGRCRDAPDPALHCLRQWTCVWCAESLLYHCMSDSEGEFWEPCSCEDSMGGRPHPLCCARWMALLALSLFVPCMCCYLPLHACLRCGERCGCCGGKHKAVR